Proteins found in one Halobaculum sp. MBLA0147 genomic segment:
- a CDS encoding cob(I)yrinic acid a,c-diamide adenosyltransferase yields the protein MSIYTGRGDDGETDLRDMTRVSKTDPRIEAYGTVDEANALLGTVRPTGYDDVDEELRAIQNHLHVVQADLANPDPDEDDPQVASSHAEHLESLIDEYDEELEPLTDFVLPTGSEAGASLHHARSVTRRAERRTVALAREEEIDETVVTYLNRLSDALFTLARVVNARDGEPEENPTY from the coding sequence ATGAGCATCTACACCGGTCGCGGCGACGACGGCGAGACGGACCTGCGAGACATGACGCGCGTCTCGAAGACGGATCCGCGGATCGAGGCGTACGGCACCGTCGACGAGGCGAACGCGCTCCTCGGGACGGTCCGGCCCACCGGGTACGACGACGTCGACGAGGAACTGCGCGCGATCCAGAACCACCTCCACGTCGTCCAGGCGGACCTCGCGAACCCCGACCCGGACGAGGACGACCCGCAGGTGGCGTCGTCGCACGCCGAACACCTGGAGTCACTGATCGACGAGTACGACGAGGAACTGGAGCCGCTGACGGACTTCGTGCTCCCGACCGGGAGCGAGGCCGGCGCGAGTCTCCACCACGCCCGCTCCGTGACACGCCGCGCCGAGCGGCGCACCGTCGCGCTGGCTCGCGAGGAGGAGATCGACGAGACGGTCGTCACGTACCTCAACCGGCTCTCGGACGCGCTGTTCACGCTGGCGCGGGTGGTCAACGCCCGCGACGGCGAGCCCGAGGAGAACCCCACCTACTGA
- a CDS encoding glutathione S-transferase N-terminal domain-containing protein encodes MSITLYALDGCPWCEKVHDALEEHGINYETEWVGALHSERDEVKRVSGQRAVPVLVDDERGVTMNESANILEYVERTLAA; translated from the coding sequence ATGTCCATCACGCTGTACGCGCTGGACGGCTGTCCGTGGTGCGAGAAGGTCCACGACGCGCTCGAGGAACACGGAATCAACTACGAGACGGAGTGGGTGGGTGCGCTCCACTCCGAGCGCGACGAGGTCAAGCGCGTGAGTGGTCAGCGCGCGGTGCCGGTGCTCGTCGACGACGAGCGCGGCGTCACGATGAACGAGTCCGCGAACATCCTCGAGTACGTCGAGCGCACCCTGGCCGCCTGA